In Nostoc edaphicum CCNP1411, the sequence AATTGCGGATAAATCGGTAAACGCGCCACCAATTCCCACCCAGCAGGTTGTAAAATATTTCTCAAAGCCTGTTCCTGAATATGGGGATAATCAGGATTCACTTCATCTGTTGGCCCAATTCCGCCCAAGTCTCTAGCACCAGCTTCGATACAAGCGAGTAACCATCGGTCATCTTTAACTAAATTCGGCGGGATTTGAATAGTAATATCTGGCGGTAAAATCTCACGCGCTTTAGCAATTACTTCTGGTAACTGATGAGGATCAAAAGGTGGTGCATCAAAAGTTTGCTGATGTCCTGGACTATGAGGTTGCAGGATGACTTCTTGAATGTGATGGTAACGTTGGTGCAATTCAGATATAGCTTCCAAGGTTTCCCACCAATCATCTACAGTTTCCCCAATTCCCAATAGTAACCCCGTTGTAAAGGGAATCTGCAACTCTCCCGCCCATTGCAATTGTTGTAAACGCACTTCAGGTAATTTACTCGGTGCGTGCCGATGTACACTATTTAACAATGTTGGCGTTAACTGTTCCAACATCAGCCCCATCGAAACATTTACACGCTTGAGTTTTTGCATTTCTTCAAAACT encodes:
- the cofG gene encoding 7,8-didemethyl-8-hydroxy-5-deazariboflavin synthase subunit CofG, yielding MPINNSHLVTYSPAYTIVPTYECFNQCSYCNFRSELGKSPWMSLSDADSILKPLQNEKVCEILILSGEVHPHSPKRQAWFERIYDLCELALSMGFLPHTNAGPLSFEEMQKLKRVNVSMGLMLEQLTPTLLNSVHRHAPSKLPEVRLQQLQWAGELQIPFTTGLLLGIGETVDDWWETLEAISELHQRYHHIQEVILQPHSPGHQQTFDAPPFDPHQLPEVIAKAREILPPDITIQIPPNLVKDDRWLLACIEAGARDLGGIGPTDEVNPDYPHIQEQALRNILQPAGWELVARLPIYPQFDSWLSEELQTAVKHWRKTRPLAKVPNTPPPTPPLSKATVYTQVLPQPYH